Proteins from a genomic interval of Bacteroidota bacterium:
- the gcvT gene encoding glycine cleavage system aminomethyltransferase GcvT, translated as MAESLQVTPLHAIHTALGARMMAFGGFDMPVQYTSILNEHRAVREAAGLFDVSHMGEVRVTGPQAFDYVQYLVTNDVSKLYDGKALYSVMCQHDGGAVDDLLVYAITEQEYLLVINASNIGKDLAHMEAVLAESGFDAALTDESAQTALLALQGPASHRVFEALLASEGVPFDLSGLKYYHFATIDELLGMGPMLVSHTGYTGEQGLELYADAAHATRLWNALVEAGEAHGLQPAGLGARDTLRLEAGYCLYGHELTEAINPLEAGLGWVVKLNAGDFVGREALAQQKTDGLSRKLVGFVMDERAIPRQGHGLATPDGEPIGEVTSGSQSPTLGRGIGLGFVPNDPAYTKPGSTVHVSVRNRLKRGTVRKPPFHKL; from the coding sequence ATGGCCGAGTCGCTTCAAGTCACCCCGTTGCACGCCATCCACACCGCCCTCGGGGCTCGCATGATGGCATTTGGCGGCTTCGACATGCCCGTCCAATACACGTCCATCCTCAACGAGCACCGCGCCGTGCGCGAGGCCGCCGGGCTTTTCGATGTGAGCCACATGGGCGAAGTCCGCGTCACAGGACCGCAGGCCTTCGACTACGTGCAGTACCTCGTCACCAACGATGTCAGCAAGCTCTACGACGGCAAGGCGCTCTACTCGGTGATGTGCCAGCACGACGGCGGGGCGGTGGACGACCTGCTCGTCTATGCCATCACCGAGCAGGAATACCTCCTCGTCATCAACGCGTCGAACATCGGCAAGGACCTCGCCCACATGGAGGCGGTCCTTGCCGAAAGCGGCTTCGATGCCGCGCTCACGGACGAGTCGGCGCAGACGGCGCTGCTGGCGCTCCAAGGCCCTGCGTCGCACCGCGTCTTCGAGGCGCTGCTGGCCAGCGAGGGCGTGCCCTTCGACCTCAGCGGGCTGAAGTACTACCACTTCGCGACCATCGACGAGCTGCTCGGGATGGGTCCGATGCTGGTGTCACACACAGGGTACACCGGCGAGCAGGGGCTCGAACTCTACGCCGATGCTGCGCACGCCACGCGGCTGTGGAACGCCCTCGTAGAGGCGGGCGAGGCCCACGGGCTTCAGCCGGCCGGGCTCGGCGCCCGCGACACTCTCCGCCTCGAAGCGGGGTACTGCCTCTACGGCCACGAACTCACCGAGGCGATCAATCCGCTCGAAGCAGGCCTGGGCTGGGTCGTCAAGCTGAACGCTGGCGACTTTGTCGGCCGCGAGGCCCTCGCCCAGCAGAAGACTGACGGCCTCTCCCGCAAGCTCGTCGGGTTTGTCATGGACGAGCGCGCGATCCCGCGCCAGGGCCACGGCCTCGCCACGCCTGACGGCGAGCCTATCGGCGAGGTCACCAGCGGCTCCCAGTCGCCGACGCTCGGCCGGGGCATCGGCCTCGGGTTCGTGCCGAACGACCCGGCCTACACGAAGCCGGGGAGTACCGTCCACGTCAGCGTGCGGAACCGCCTCAAGCGCGGCACGGTGCGCAAGCCACCCTTCCACAAACTGTAG
- a CDS encoding 2-phosphosulfolactate phosphatase yields MRPLTLRFHPSALRMNVEVFFTANSPSEDDLRGTTVVAIDVLRACSTIVTALANGAKAVIPVSDMVQAGRLAANLDADTGLLGGERGGKRIDGFQVGNSPAEYTPEAVHDRTVVLTTTNGTQTIAQAKQAHAVTVGCFLNASRVIDFLRTCETDIVLHCAGWQGRIALEDTLFAGYVLHRLWDGTVPADATDACRIAHAQYRADRRRLAKALKESEHARRLIGLGQGADLDYCATMDAVPVLPLFHDNRLLLDGEDKVVAEQTLAERVASTES; encoded by the coding sequence ATGCGCCCCCTCACTCTACGTTTCCACCCCTCCGCCCTCCGCATGAACGTCGAGGTATTCTTTACTGCCAACTCGCCGTCTGAGGACGACCTACGCGGGACCACCGTAGTCGCTATCGACGTGCTGCGTGCGTGCTCGACCATTGTGACGGCCCTCGCCAACGGCGCTAAGGCTGTCATCCCCGTCTCGGACATGGTGCAGGCGGGTCGGCTCGCAGCCAACCTCGACGCGGACACCGGGTTGCTAGGCGGCGAGCGCGGCGGGAAGCGCATCGACGGCTTCCAGGTCGGCAACTCGCCCGCAGAGTACACGCCCGAGGCCGTCCACGACCGCACCGTAGTCCTGACTACGACCAACGGCACGCAGACTATCGCGCAGGCCAAGCAGGCCCACGCCGTCACTGTCGGCTGTTTCCTCAACGCCAGCCGCGTGATCGACTTTCTGCGCACCTGCGAGACGGACATCGTGCTCCACTGCGCGGGCTGGCAGGGCCGTATCGCCCTCGAAGACACGCTCTTCGCTGGCTACGTGCTGCACCGCCTCTGGGACGGAACCGTTCCCGCCGATGCCACCGATGCCTGCCGAATCGCCCACGCGCAATACCGTGCCGACCGCCGCCGCCTCGCTAAGGCGCTGAAGGAAAGCGAGCACGCGCGCCGCCTCATCGGGCTCGGCCAGGGAGCCGATCTCGACTACTGTGCGACGATGGACGCGGTCCCGGTCCTGCCCCTGTTCCACGACAACCGTCTCCTCCTTGACGGGGAGGACAAAGTGGTTGCCGAACAGACGCTGGCTGAGCGCGTGGCGAGCACCGAGTCGTAA
- a CDS encoding histone deacetylase has product MHTAYTYDPTHVGHVHANHPEKPQRAHLAFNTLERDGILGTLACLDPVPNPEAAITRVHPQDYYDLLRETQKRAPFLFGFDTYVTPESFGIAERGVGALLSLTDAVADGAVDNGFALVRPPGHHARPFEAMGFCFFANVAIAVQHARAVQGAERVLVVDFDVHHGNGTQEVFYDDPNVLVVSSHQYPFYPGTGALQETGEGRGVGATLNLPLPPNVGDAGILELYRRTVLPTADRFKPDMVFVSAGFDAHHLDPLGETALSIRGFADLVLLCMEIADQHCDDRLVCALEGGYHVDVVAHSVLTTLRLLQDPHAPTSDPFGAPSSTTTDDLSTLIGNVRDLHGLG; this is encoded by the coding sequence ATGCACACCGCGTACACCTACGACCCGACGCACGTCGGTCACGTCCACGCGAACCATCCTGAGAAGCCGCAGCGGGCGCACCTCGCCTTCAACACGTTGGAGCGCGATGGCATCCTCGGCACCCTGGCTTGCCTCGATCCGGTTCCCAACCCGGAGGCAGCCATCACGCGCGTGCACCCGCAGGACTACTATGACCTCCTGCGCGAGACCCAGAAGCGCGCGCCGTTTCTCTTTGGCTTCGACACCTACGTCACACCCGAATCGTTCGGCATCGCCGAGCGTGGCGTTGGGGCGCTCCTTTCGCTCACCGACGCCGTCGCCGACGGGGCGGTCGACAACGGCTTCGCGCTGGTCCGGCCGCCCGGCCACCACGCGCGCCCCTTCGAAGCGATGGGCTTCTGCTTCTTCGCCAACGTGGCCATCGCCGTGCAGCACGCCCGCGCCGTGCAAGGCGCCGAGCGCGTGCTCGTGGTCGACTTTGACGTGCACCACGGCAACGGCACGCAGGAGGTGTTCTACGACGACCCCAATGTGCTCGTCGTCTCGTCGCATCAGTATCCGTTCTATCCCGGCACGGGCGCCCTCCAGGAGACGGGCGAGGGGCGTGGCGTCGGCGCAACGCTCAACCTCCCGCTGCCACCCAACGTAGGCGATGCAGGCATCCTGGAGCTCTACCGCCGTACGGTCCTGCCTACCGCTGATCGATTCAAGCCCGATATGGTGTTCGTGTCGGCGGGCTTTGACGCGCACCACCTCGACCCGCTCGGCGAGACGGCGCTCAGCATCCGCGGCTTCGCGGACCTCGTGCTCCTCTGCATGGAGATTGCCGACCAGCACTGCGACGACCGGCTCGTCTGCGCGCTCGAAGGCGGCTACCACGTGGACGTGGTCGCCCACAGCGTCCTCACCACCCTGCGGCTGCTGCAGGACCCGCACGCGCCGACCTCAGACCCGTTCGGTGCGCCGAGCAGCACCACGACGGACGACCTGAGCACACTCATCGGCAACGTGCGCGACCTGCACGGCCTTGGCTGA
- a CDS encoding tetratricopeptide repeat protein, whose product MIHHQVFWLLVAWLVGAHPGAAAFAAPGLDPMLGTERDEVRLRALDASNQVPSTDLVLRDRIMPAPRDRIMMVATDEGAALLTAGRAHLLAFELDQAAAQFERLAELEPGGPAAYHHLATIALWRGLVTEDARHFDAFFDWSDRTETALDDAAASPWRGLIAAERELSRATAHLKLAQYTRAALAGRAAFRGFERLVRDYPDFHDAYKGLGLCHVAVGSVPKGYRWLAKLAGFDGTVQAGMDELERAATRSQTQQEEALVALAITDLTLNNNRRGGLRYMERLHARHPESALVNHLYGYALLKRRRAADAERHLRTALAAQERAAVFPLRYSRYYLGDALYRQNRFADAATTFERYLADFGGEALRARAHLSAGLAREMNGQRDRALIHYRSIRSERDFDADAAALREAQRRIDAPLTTTERLLLRGGNAFDGGRYAEAVTTMQPLLAPGAASPVEYAEAAYRSGRAFHEDREPREALRHYAIAIANPGDALARWGPWSQFYTGEVHEQQGNRAEARAAYEAVLRYDEPFDYHRALEQRARAALDRLDH is encoded by the coding sequence ATGATCCACCACCAAGTTTTTTGGCTCCTCGTAGCGTGGCTCGTCGGCGCGCACCCGGGCGCTGCAGCGTTCGCCGCACCTGGCCTCGATCCCATGTTGGGCACTGAGCGTGACGAGGTCCGCCTCCGTGCTCTGGATGCCTCGAACCAGGTTCCGAGTACTGACCTCGTGCTGCGTGATCGCATCATGCCCGCGCCGCGCGACCGCATCATGATGGTAGCGACCGACGAGGGCGCGGCGCTGCTTACGGCTGGGCGCGCGCACCTGCTCGCCTTCGAACTTGACCAGGCTGCCGCGCAGTTCGAGCGCCTCGCGGAACTGGAGCCCGGCGGCCCGGCGGCCTACCACCACCTAGCCACCATCGCGCTCTGGCGCGGGCTCGTCACTGAAGACGCTCGCCACTTCGACGCGTTCTTCGACTGGAGCGACCGTACCGAGACGGCGCTGGACGACGCAGCCGCTTCCCCGTGGCGCGGCCTCATCGCCGCCGAGCGCGAACTCTCCCGGGCCACGGCGCACCTGAAGCTCGCCCAGTACACGCGGGCGGCCCTGGCCGGCCGGGCCGCCTTCCGCGGCTTCGAGCGGCTCGTGCGCGACTATCCCGACTTCCACGACGCCTACAAAGGCCTTGGGCTCTGCCACGTGGCCGTCGGCTCTGTCCCCAAGGGCTATCGTTGGCTTGCCAAGCTAGCCGGGTTCGACGGCACCGTCCAAGCAGGCATGGACGAGTTGGAGCGCGCCGCCACGCGCAGCCAGACGCAGCAGGAGGAGGCCCTCGTCGCCCTCGCCATCACCGACCTCACGCTCAACAACAACCGGCGCGGCGGCCTGCGCTACATGGAGCGGCTGCACGCCCGGCACCCCGAGAGCGCCCTCGTCAACCATCTCTACGGCTACGCTCTCCTCAAGCGCCGACGCGCTGCCGATGCCGAGCGGCACCTACGCACGGCCCTCGCTGCCCAGGAGCGCGCCGCGGTCTTTCCGCTCCGCTACAGCCGCTACTACCTCGGGGACGCGCTCTACCGCCAGAACCGCTTCGCCGATGCTGCGACCACCTTCGAGCGCTACCTGGCCGACTTCGGCGGCGAGGCCCTCCGCGCCCGCGCCCACCTGAGCGCTGGCCTCGCCCGCGAGATGAATGGTCAGCGCGACCGTGCCCTGATTCACTATCGCAGCATCCGATCCGAGCGCGACTTCGACGCCGACGCGGCAGCCCTCCGCGAGGCGCAACGTCGCATCGACGCCCCGCTGACGACCACCGAGCGCTTGCTGCTGCGCGGCGGCAACGCCTTCGACGGGGGGCGCTATGCCGAAGCCGTGACTACGATGCAGCCGCTCCTCGCCCCGGGCGCGGCCTCCCCCGTGGAGTATGCCGAAGCCGCCTACCGCAGCGGACGGGCCTTCCACGAAGACCGCGAACCCCGAGAAGCGCTCCGCCACTATGCCATCGCCATCGCCAACCCGGGTGACGCGCTCGCGCGCTGGGGCCCCTGGTCCCAGTTCTACACCGGCGAGGTGCACGAGCAGCAGGGCAACCGCGCCGAAGCGCGGGCCGCCTACGAGGCCGTCCTGCGCTACGACGAGCCCTTCGACTACCACCGGGCCCTCGAACAACGCGCCCGCGCCGCGCTCGACCGCCTCGACCACTGA
- a CDS encoding NRDE family protein, which translates to MCFIVFDWRPDARRLTLASNRDEFYERPTEPAHFWAEGTHADRDTAGLLAGRDLRGGGTWMGLTRSGRWAALTNVRETQPHVENAPSRGDLVADYLRGGASPEAYAHAVSERGYTYNGFNLLLGEVSQRCSELWYVSNRVEDLRRLDAGRYGLSNAALDTPWPKVVQGKAHLARVLDTHEGPVDEALLAALADATQAPDGALPDTGVGLDWERRLSSIHIASEAYGTRAASVLQIADGRARFTEQTYGVSGPLGQPRAFSLVLPA; encoded by the coding sequence GTGTGCTTCATCGTTTTCGACTGGCGACCGGACGCGCGGCGCCTGACGCTTGCCTCTAATCGGGACGAGTTCTACGAGCGCCCTACAGAGCCTGCGCACTTCTGGGCCGAAGGCACGCACGCAGACCGTGACACTGCCGGCCTTCTAGCCGGGCGCGACCTACGTGGCGGCGGCACCTGGATGGGTCTTACAAGGAGCGGGAGGTGGGCGGCGCTCACCAACGTCCGCGAGACGCAGCCGCATGTCGAAAACGCTCCCTCGCGCGGCGACCTCGTCGCCGACTACCTGCGTGGAGGCGCTTCGCCCGAGGCCTATGCTCATGCCGTCTCGGAGCGCGGCTACACCTACAATGGCTTCAACCTGCTTCTCGGCGAGGTAAGCCAACGCTGTTCCGAGCTGTGGTATGTCTCAAACCGTGTTGAGGACTTGCGCCGCCTTGACGCGGGGCGCTACGGGCTAAGCAATGCCGCGCTCGACACGCCTTGGCCGAAGGTAGTGCAGGGCAAGGCTCACCTCGCCCGCGTTCTGGACACCCACGAAGGACCGGTCGACGAGGCGCTTCTCGCTGCGCTAGCCGATGCCACCCAGGCCCCTGACGGAGCGCTGCCCGACACCGGCGTCGGGCTCGACTGGGAGCGGCGGCTGTCGTCCATCCACATCGCCTCGGAGGCATATGGCACCAGAGCGGCCTCCGTGCTTCAGATCGCAGACGGACGCGCACGGTTCACCGAGCAGACGTACGGAGTATCGGGGCCTCTGGGCCAGCCGCGTGCGTTTTCGTTGGTCCTACCGGCCTGA
- a CDS encoding redoxin domain-containing protein, producing the protein MSATSMKRFVLPVLAVALVALVTTGFTLPSTSSDATLPDGPEIGAAAPAFTLTDTNGTEHALADFAGQYVILEWLNFDCPFVKRHYQTGNMQQLQQRAAENDVVWLSIVSSAPGKQGHFSNEVMNERAAQVEAQQAAILMDESGTVGRAYEAATTPHMYVIAPDGTLIYKGGIDDKPRGPIAEATDYVGAAVEAHMQGEPVAVPTSVPYGCSVKYATAG; encoded by the coding sequence ATGTCTGCTACCTCCATGAAGCGCTTTGTCCTCCCCGTGCTTGCTGTGGCGCTCGTCGCCCTCGTGACCACCGGGTTCACGCTCCCGTCCACTTCCTCCGACGCGACCCTGCCCGACGGCCCTGAGATCGGCGCCGCGGCTCCCGCCTTCACGCTCACCGATACCAACGGTACCGAGCACGCGCTCGCTGACTTCGCCGGCCAGTATGTCATCCTAGAGTGGCTCAACTTTGACTGCCCATTCGTCAAGCGCCACTACCAGACCGGCAACATGCAGCAACTTCAGCAGCGTGCGGCGGAGAACGACGTCGTGTGGTTGTCCATCGTCTCGTCGGCGCCGGGCAAGCAGGGCCACTTCTCGAACGAAGTCATGAACGAGCGCGCTGCCCAGGTGGAGGCGCAGCAGGCGGCTATCCTGATGGACGAAAGCGGAACTGTCGGCCGTGCCTACGAGGCCGCCACGACTCCGCACATGTACGTGATTGCACCGGACGGCACGCTGATCTACAAAGGTGGCATCGATGACAAGCCGCGCGGCCCGATCGCCGAGGCGACCGATTATGTCGGGGCCGCCGTCGAGGCGCACATGCAGGGCGAGCCGGTAGCCGTGCCTACCTCGGTGCCCTACGGCTGCTCCGTCAAATACGCCACGGCGGGCTAG
- a CDS encoding ABC transporter permease: MRVPLHAIPVALQTLRTNPLHTALSTLGIVIGVGALVAILALGDGLEQYARAQILETTDLQAISFTPRTTEVIDGLRVSLDTPAQLTPDDAAALQSTFTDGTLTTLVQSRSLLVRPAGAADTMRLATSVEAVLPNLLDYRERYAHTGRLLTEDDLLTSEGPAAALVNPALAARLGFTHDEAIDQRLVLGGDTVEIVGVMDDPREDPQPLVVVGVGTAPQAFENGAPPTLIVQAGGIEDVPAVQAQVEAWLDEHTDAGTASFTVATNTGRVEQARRGMLAFKMIMGLITGISVVVGGVGVMNVLLVSITERTREIGVRKATGARRRDVLAQFLAESVAISLVGCGVGLALGLLTVWAATPLIRQWAEIPFEAVLTTSTVVVVLGVALVIGLVFGTYPAWRAAQLPPIEALRHE, translated from the coding sequence GTGCGCGTTCCTCTCCACGCGATCCCCGTTGCCCTTCAGACCCTTCGCACCAACCCCCTGCACACGGCCCTCTCCACGCTCGGCATCGTCATCGGCGTCGGGGCGCTCGTTGCCATTCTAGCGCTGGGCGACGGCCTGGAGCAGTATGCCCGCGCTCAGATCCTGGAGACGACCGACCTCCAGGCGATCTCATTCACGCCGCGCACTACCGAGGTCATCGATGGCCTGCGGGTATCCCTCGACACGCCCGCACAGCTGACGCCAGACGATGCCGCGGCGCTGCAGTCCACGTTCACGGACGGTACGCTCACCACCCTCGTGCAGTCGCGTTCGCTACTCGTACGGCCGGCGGGTGCCGCCGACACGATGCGCTTGGCCACCAGCGTGGAGGCAGTGCTCCCCAACCTGCTCGACTATCGCGAGCGATACGCCCACACCGGGCGATTGCTCACCGAGGACGACCTCCTCACTTCGGAAGGTCCGGCAGCCGCGCTCGTGAACCCGGCGCTGGCCGCGCGTCTCGGGTTCACGCACGACGAGGCCATCGACCAACGACTGGTCCTCGGAGGCGACACCGTGGAAATCGTGGGCGTGATGGACGATCCCCGCGAGGACCCACAGCCGCTGGTGGTCGTCGGGGTCGGGACTGCGCCGCAGGCATTCGAAAACGGAGCCCCGCCCACGCTGATCGTGCAGGCAGGGGGGATCGAAGATGTACCTGCTGTGCAGGCGCAGGTCGAGGCCTGGCTCGACGAGCACACCGACGCGGGCACGGCTAGCTTCACGGTCGCCACGAACACCGGGCGCGTCGAGCAGGCGCGGCGAGGCATGCTGGCGTTCAAGATGATCATGGGGCTCATCACGGGCATCTCGGTGGTGGTCGGGGGCGTGGGCGTGATGAACGTGCTCCTCGTGTCGATCACGGAGCGGACCCGCGAGATCGGCGTCCGCAAGGCAACCGGCGCGCGTCGCCGCGACGTGCTGGCGCAGTTCCTCGCCGAGTCCGTTGCTATCTCGCTCGTGGGCTGCGGCGTTGGCCTCGCGCTCGGGCTGCTCACGGTGTGGGCCGCGACGCCCCTCATCCGGCAGTGGGCCGAGATTCCCTTCGAGGCGGTGCTCACGACATCGACGGTGGTGGTGGTGCTGGGGGTAGCGCTCGTGATCGGACTGGTTTTCGGGACCTATCCGGCCTGGCGTGCCGCCCAACTCCCGCCCATCGAGGCGCTGCGCCACGAATGA
- a CDS encoding arylesterase, with translation MLRLAPLVLATLFVACSGDAPTPSSPATNPDDADLPAASEAISADVEASEPDTTTYVLVLGNSLTAGYGLANPEADAYPALLQTRIDDAGLDAQVVNAGVSGDTSAGGRRRIDWVLRRQPVDVLVLALGGNDGLRGLSPDSMQANLSAIIASVRELNAEADVVVAGMEAPPNMGDTYTSAFRQVFRDLAAEHDAALVPFLLDGVGGIPAMNQPDGIHPTTGGQERLASNVWPVLRSVLQNG, from the coding sequence ATGCTTCGCCTCGCTCCGCTCGTTCTCGCCACGCTCTTCGTCGCCTGCTCTGGCGACGCGCCTACCCCGTCGTCTCCTGCGACAAACCCTGACGACGCGGACCTGCCTGCGGCCTCAGAGGCTATCTCTGCGGATGTTGAGGCCAGCGAGCCTGATACCACCACCTACGTCCTCGTGCTCGGCAATAGCCTCACGGCGGGCTATGGTCTGGCGAACCCCGAGGCCGACGCCTACCCCGCGCTGCTCCAGACGCGAATCGACGACGCAGGGCTGGACGCGCAGGTGGTCAACGCAGGCGTGAGCGGCGACACCTCCGCTGGCGGGCGACGGCGCATCGACTGGGTGCTTCGGCGGCAGCCGGTCGACGTGCTCGTGCTCGCGCTCGGCGGCAACGACGGCCTGCGCGGCCTGTCGCCCGACTCGATGCAGGCCAACCTGAGCGCCATCATCGCCTCCGTCCGCGAGCTAAACGCCGAGGCAGATGTCGTCGTCGCCGGGATGGAAGCGCCGCCCAACATGGGCGATACCTACACCTCGGCCTTTCGCCAAGTCTTCCGCGACCTCGCCGCCGAGCACGACGCCGCCCTCGTTCCGTTTCTCCTCGACGGCGTCGGTGGCATCCCGGCGATGAACCAGCCCGACGGCATCCACCCGACTACAGGGGGGCAGGAGCGCCTCGCATCGAATGTCTGGCCGGTCCTCCGAAGCGTACTCCAGAACGGCTAG
- a CDS encoding T9SS type A sorting domain-containing protein encodes MKLATRLGTGLLGTLLLFSLSTPAQAQFTCENDVFISQSFDNGATFQLSRLDQSVFPYTLNSIGTTTVEYNALGFNYLDGFVYGIRPTAPNRMYRIDNTGTPISIGTVAGLPPQSYFSGTISRNGTLYLINGGDPLVTPRNLYVISGLDTGTPTLDATIPIGLIGGTTGARVSDIALTNDDSFLYGFTRNTNQVVQIDPADGAVVALPATSSLGTIGGMWFNSYGELFGRRGTVDGSYYQFDLVSGAATVVSTGVVSRFNDAASCPYAVGFTKEASPTTVDPGDAFTYTFTLFNNGAELTGIDFSDVLPSPQLAFVDGTLSTTLGGTTNAFGGTNTLTITDMTLPANTASTITVDVFVPATAPAVTFDNQATLSDLGVFLGETLNSDDPTTVIFGDPTTVSINIPVELTTFDVQLDGRAAQLAWATASETNNSGFEVQMRGPQGADFSALAFVEGTGTTTEAQAYRFATDALSPGTYTFRLKQVDFDGAFAYSPEVEATIELLDAFELADIYPNPFGARAATLSLAVRESQAVTVTLYDALGRAVATLHDGWIEAGAALPMEIDATSLANGVYVVRAAGTDFATTRRVTVVK; translated from the coding sequence ATGAAGCTCGCTACTCGTCTTGGGACCGGGCTGCTCGGCACCCTCCTGCTCTTCTCACTCAGCACCCCTGCACAAGCCCAGTTCACCTGCGAGAACGACGTGTTCATCTCGCAGTCCTTCGACAACGGAGCAACCTTCCAGCTCAGCCGCCTCGACCAGTCCGTCTTCCCCTACACGCTCAATTCGATCGGAACAACGACGGTCGAGTACAATGCGCTCGGTTTCAACTACCTCGACGGGTTCGTCTACGGCATCAGGCCGACCGCACCCAACAGGATGTACCGCATCGATAACACGGGCACGCCGATCTCCATCGGCACCGTGGCGGGGCTGCCGCCGCAGAGCTACTTCTCCGGGACCATCTCCCGCAATGGCACGCTCTACCTCATCAACGGCGGGGACCCGCTCGTGACACCCCGCAACCTCTACGTGATCTCGGGCCTCGACACCGGGACACCCACCCTGGACGCCACGATTCCGATCGGGCTGATCGGAGGCACCACGGGAGCGCGCGTGTCTGACATCGCCCTCACCAACGACGACAGCTTCCTCTACGGCTTCACGCGCAACACCAACCAGGTCGTCCAGATTGATCCGGCGGACGGCGCGGTGGTCGCACTCCCCGCGACGAGCTCGCTTGGCACCATCGGTGGCATGTGGTTCAACAGCTACGGTGAGCTCTTCGGGCGGCGCGGCACGGTCGATGGCAGCTACTACCAGTTCGACCTCGTCTCGGGCGCGGCCACGGTGGTCTCGACCGGCGTCGTCTCGCGCTTCAACGACGCTGCCTCGTGTCCCTACGCGGTCGGCTTCACGAAGGAAGCAAGCCCCACCACCGTGGATCCGGGCGACGCGTTCACCTACACGTTCACGCTCTTCAACAACGGCGCGGAACTGACGGGTATCGACTTCTCGGACGTGCTGCCGAGCCCCCAACTCGCGTTCGTGGACGGCACGCTCTCGACCACGCTCGGCGGGACGACCAACGCCTTCGGCGGCACCAACACCCTCACCATCACCGACATGACGCTCCCGGCCAACACGGCCTCGACGATCACGGTCGATGTGTTTGTACCTGCCACCGCGCCGGCCGTCACGTTCGACAACCAGGCTACGCTCTCGGACCTGGGCGTCTTCCTCGGCGAAACGCTCAACTCCGACGATCCAACCACGGTCATCTTCGGTGACCCGACCACGGTGAGCATCAACATTCCGGTTGAACTCACGACGTTCGACGTGCAACTCGACGGCCGGGCGGCACAGCTTGCGTGGGCGACGGCCTCCGAGACGAACAACAGCGGGTTCGAGGTGCAGATGCGCGGTCCCCAGGGCGCGGACTTTAGCGCCCTCGCGTTCGTCGAGGGCACGGGCACCACGACGGAGGCTCAGGCCTACCGCTTCGCCACGGATGCCCTCTCGCCGGGCACCTACACGTTCCGTCTGAAGCAAGTCGACTTTGACGGCGCGTTTGCCTACAGCCCTGAGGTCGAAGCGACCATCGAGCTCCTGGACGCCTTTGAGCTGGCCGATATCTACCCGAACCCGTTCGGCGCCCGCGCGGCCACGCTGTCCCTCGCTGTCCGCGAGAGCCAGGCGGTCACCGTGACGCTCTACGACGCGCTCGGCCGCGCCGTAGCCACGCTACACGACGGGTGGATCGAAGCCGGCGCGGCCCTCCCGATGGAGATCGACGCCACGAGCCTGGCCAACGGCGTCTACGTCGTGCGCGCTGCCGGCACCGACTTCGCGACGACGCGCCGCGTCACCGTGGTGAAGTAG